The genomic stretch AGCAAAGCATTGCCTGgtccaccccaaaaaaaaaaaaaaaaagaggtagaTGAATCAGGGCCTCAATAATTGTCAATGACTACTGTAATGTGCAACGCAAACATTagcaaaaataaatatagatactgaaataataaatatagaCATTAACACAATTCTTGAACCCGAGTTTTAACAAGCGAGAAAACGGAGACTTGAGAAGTCTGAAATCCACAAGGCCCAGAATCAAGAATTCGAAGACTTCATGAAAAATCAGCAAAAGACACAGGATAAATCTCTAAGCCCAATAAGAAACCAAGAGCCATGCGTACGTGTATATATATGCCACTAGTCGTAACAGTATTTATATtgttagtgtatataaaattactcacataataataataaagttgTTAGAATCTCTAATTTCTCAATTCTTCGTGAAATATGTCAAATTTATGTCTGGCCTTGAGAATAATTGAGCTTGCAGTGAACAGCATCTTGATAAAATACCTTCACCTTCTGATGAAGTTAGGATTCTCCATAACAGGTTTCAACTTTCAAAGTTgaccagaaaattttgaatatcAAGAAGAATTAGGAAATATGCTACATCTACGACTAACATTTGCATCATTAGGGTTTCAGGGTTGGCCTTATTTGTCCCATTTGACATCTGTTCCATGGCTGGAATGCTTGAACCTTGTGTTGTTTTTGAGGCCTCAAAACGCTCAAGTCCCGCCATGAACATAAGTTCTTTGCATATACGTGCCAAATATGATGACTGTATGAAGCACATATGTCGAAAATTTACAGCtctttattatttattatttaattaaaatgGGAATACAAGCCACCGCTCTCAAACTGCTGGAACAAACAAACgagaaatgttttatttttcctCTTAACGATTTAATGATTCAAAATAGTAAGCAAGACATCTACCACAAATTTCATGCTCTCCCCTGTCTCATCCATAATTGAACTTCCTGTTTCGTCTTATTTTTGTCCCTATcaactagaggtggcaatttgtcccaagtcccaatgggttacccatgcccatagggactttgggcgggatgggtactGAAATTTGATATtggatttaaaatgggacaaatcccaattgtacccattaattgatggaaaattttgaaaaatacttGGGTATCCATTGGGTTCAAATAGCaagggctctgtttggattagctattttttgggatgtttttgaaatattttattgttgcagtgtatatgaaaaatttttactataaattttttttgaaatatttgatatactaatatgaatgagatattttttgagttattgtatattattgtaacattgtatttgaaaattttattttttgaaaatatagtcaatccaaacggagtcttagattcaaaaattatctttaacaatttttatagtcataccagcgaatataatctagcagtcttcctagtcattattcataagaatttccagcatttcagtcaatttagacctgtcatccttggacaatgatgaggataaatattcaacacgCTAAGtgccttggccatcttgatatatgttggaatatggttgtattatatctatcttttcctttatttgttaatccaattttttgtgggaatcctgagtataaagcacttgcatgtttatttaataaaactaaaagaaatttaataaatcaaaaatattaaagttatataaaaaataaaaatgaattaaaggaaaatatatatatagaaaatagatttgggtattgggcgggattaatctaaacccatcccaaagtgatcccgcccaaaTTAGTctcaaaacacatatgggtaaggttggatccaaacccatatgactcggttccatcttaaacccaagcaaatcccgcccattttgccacctctactaTCAACCTATAAGAAAGAATCAacgattaaataaaatgcaAAAAAGAATTATTAGCTTTTCTGGCCAACAAGCTTCTCTCTATAAATTGAACTCAATGATATCCATCCTCCGCCTGGAAAAGGTAAAGGAATGGGATCATACTCCAGTCATTTTATAGATTTAGAGTTAGAGATATTATCaactattgatttttttttttaatcagtGACACAGTTTTCATGTCACTTGTTAtcaataatttttatgttttacaTCACCTGTTGTCAATAATTCTTATTGTTTTTTAAATCAATAGGAGGATTCTAACACACAGTCAACGGAGAGACTGATGGAAAGTTAGATTGAGTTATAAAATAATTCCTtttaatagttttaaaataacaGTAGTGAAATTCAAACACAGCGATGGAAAGATCAACAAAAAATTATAGATTAATtaataaaatgaaaagaattgTAAATAGAAAGTTTTTTATTCAATACCTTccatttattataaaaaaaacacacacacacacactaacCTTAGTAGTTCCCGGGATCCACCAGTAATACCAGAAACTAGAACTTCACTAATCCGGTCAATTTTCCCGCAAAATTCCCCCTTCTGTTACTAATTTTCCCGGGAAATTTTAACTCCGTCGAGAAAATCAAGCCCCTTCACCCCCATAGCATTCCCCACCTACTCCATCAAAACAGTACCCACAACCCTCTTCAGCTTCCCCTGCTCCCCCACAGTCTAGGGCTCTTCCCGCTCTTCCACCACCACCATGGACGGCACAACACCACCGTCCACCTCCACTTCTGACATTACCACCTCCAccactcctcctcctcctcctaaGACCCCATTAAAAAACCACCTGATCCCAAACCTCAATTCCTACCACCCCTCCCCCTCGCGGACCATCTACAGTGACCGCTTCATTCCCAGTCGATCTTCTTCCAATTTCGCCCTCTTCAACCTCTCTCCGTCCTCGCATTCCTCCACCTCCGATGACTCTACCAATGCCTACACTGCCCTCCTCCGCACGGCCCTTTTCGGCCCTGACTCAGCTGGAGTCGTGCCCCCTGTCACGCCGGATAAATTATCTGGGATAAATGGAAAGAATTTGCAGATTAATCCTCCTAATTGTAATATTTTCAAGTTTAAGACTGAGACCCGGAAGTCTTTGCATTCTTTGTCCCCTTTCGGGTTTGATGATCAGCTCCCCGGTGTCTCCCATAGCCCTGTTAAGACTCCAAGAAAAGTCCCTAGGTCTCCTTACAAGGTAGTCTTTTGGATTACTTCTGTTTGCGATTGCTTGATTTGGGTTTCTTGAATTTGTTGCTTTTATCTGTTTTTGATGCCATATTTTGGGTTTGTATGTTGATTAAATATAGGGATTGCGTTAAATTGTTAGAATTTTTGGTTTCCTTAGTTCAGGGACAAGATGTTGTTTTGCTGCTTTTTGTGATGTGGGATGCTTGAAATTGAAGTTgtgtggttgtttttggatAGGTTCTTGATGCACCAGCATTGCAAGATGATTTTTATCTGAATCTTGTGGACTGGTCCTCGCATAATGTATTGGCTGTGGGATTAGGGAACTGTGTTTATTTGTGGCATGCTTCTAGCAGCAAGGTCAGTCTTTGATATACGAATTCTCGGGGTTGGACTTTGACACGTGATTTATGAAATGCTGCGATTAAACTTGTTGTGGTGTTTCTTTGTGCAGGTAGTGAagttgtgtgatttgggaataGATGATAGTGTGTGTTCAGTTGGCTGGGCACAGCGTGGTACACATCTTGCTGTTGGAACTAGCAATGGGAAGCTCCAGGTAATCCAGAATTGCTATATGTTGTTACTAGTGATACACATCTATTGAAGAATTCTTGTTGGAAGGGACTGAGCTTAAGCATGCTTCGATGTTCTCTCTAATTGTAGGATGCCTCTTCATTATGAGCATCAGAATTCGACTTGGTTTTCATTTTCCCATTAACCTTGAATTGGACTACAAATTTGGATTAGTTTTTAGCGTTCCTGACTGTAAGTACTTGTCAATGCATTATGAGGTGGTAGAAAAGGATAGGCACATGAATGTATGAAACTGAGTGAAAATTGCATTCTTAAGTCCATTAATTAAAACTCGTGTTTGCAATCCTTTTTATGCGATTACTTTGAATTGCTAATGAAGCTATAATTTAGCGTATGGCATGGGTTCATCTATTTACTACACCAAGGATCATGATGTACTTAAGGAAACTATGATTCCCCTTTAGACTCTATCTAACACCATAGAACCACACAGACCAAGTTTCAAGTTCTATTTTGTGATTATTTCTTAAGTTTGCCTTGATAAGGATTCTTAATTCCTTCTAGTTAGAAATCGCAAGAATGCTAGTACATATAATGCAATAGCTCGCTGGAAAATGTGCATAGACAATCATTTGAACTCATCATCATAAAGCATGCCCTGAGGTGAGAGCCCAAATTGAGCGGCAAATAGCGTTGTATGAATTTCTTGTTCTCAGCTTTAGTTGCTCTAGAAGttctttttttaagaaatcaatCTTTCTTTAGCTTTGCATCTTTAACTGGTTTTGGTTCTGCTTCTCAATTTGAAATGTCTTGGTGAGATGCAAAATTCTGTCTTGGGTTGCTTTAGCTTTGTCAATTGAGTTAAATTTTATCTTTAAGCTGCATTTTTTACAATATGAGAGTTGAAAAAATGTCACATTTTTTTAGCGTCTTGCTTCTAACTGACAAATCTTTGGCATTGCTGCATGTAGATTTGGGATGCCTCTCGTTGCAAGAGAGTAAGAACAATGGAGGGACATCGTTTGAGAGTTGGTGCATTAGCCTGGAGTACGTCTTTGTTGTCTTCAGGAAGCCGTGACAAAAGCATTCTTCAACGTGATATACGAGCTCAAGAAGATTTTGTTAGTAAGCTAAGTGGACACAAGTCAGAGGTCAGGCTTCCCCTCCTCATTTGGATCAACCTATGAACATCATTTATTAATCTTGTTCCTCTTACCGGTGCTCAACATTCTGTAACCTGAATATCAACCATTTTATGTCTAGGTTTGTGGACTGAAGTGGTCTTATGACAACCGAGAATTGGCATCAGGTGGAAATGATAATCGAGTATGTAGTCCCCTATTATGCTTGCAATATAGTGGCATCTCTTATACTTTTCCTTTAAGCTCTATACTTTTTAACtcatgaaaatttccttttgcaAAATGCAGCTTTTTGTTTGGAACCAGCACTCAACACAACCCGTATTGAAATACTGTGAGCACACTGCTGCTGTTAAAGCAATTGCTTGGTCCCCACATATGCATGGACTTCTTGCTTCTGGTGGTGGGACAGCTGACCGTTGCATACGGTTCTGGAACACCACCACTAACTCACATCTCAGCTGTATGGACACAGGCAGTCAGGTATTCATGATTCTTTTTGGATTGGTTCATTATTAAGATTTAAGGTGTGCGCTACTTTCTCATGCATCTGGAATTCACAAGAGATGTTTTTTGGgcttaaaaaaaaagtatgttGTTGCATGACATCATGAAAGGATTACTTATAGAAATCACTTCATATTCTTGCTTATTGTAATAAGTCAAAACTTTGTATTCTGATGATGTTGATACTGGAAACATGGTACAATCAAGGCTATACATAATTGCCATACTGTGCTTGCAGATAATTTAGACCTCTCATTTGTCCTCTTAATAACTACTTGTGGCATTCAATTTTTGTTGATCTTGGCAGGTGTGCAATCTTGTGTGGTCTAAGAATGTCAATGAACTTGTCAGCACTCATGGGTACTCTCAAAACCAAATAATAGTGTGGAGATATCCTACAATGTCAAAGGTACTGTACTCTAACCATGACTTATTATCTACTACTTctgtgtaatttttttttcctgctgTTGATATTTTGTAACCTCATGTCAATTTTACAGTTGGCTACCCTCACGGGGCACACTTACAGAGTTCTTTATCTTGCCATCTCACCAGACGGACAGGTAAAGTGCAATGCCATGATTTTTAAGTTTCATACTGGCTGACATTTCAATTGCTTATTATTTGTTTGTTATTGTAGACAATTGTTACTGGAGCAGGAGATGAAACACTTAGATTCTGGAATGTGTTCCCTTCACCAAAATCTCAGGTGAGCAATCTAGGCATGAATAGAATCGCTTTCCTGTATACTCTATGCTGTATGAGATATTTGAGTTGCAAAAAACAAACGGTGACAATAATTGGTACTGGTCTAGCTGAACCTTGTTGTTTAATAAAAATAAGCTGATCCTGTAATCTGCATGATAAATTGAGCTGGTTGGAGCTTTTCCTGGCACTGTGCTAGACTGCAGCACAAAATGCAGTTGGTTTTCCTTAAactaattttccatttttgataACTCGGGGTTTTAAAATGAAGTTGCTATGGATGCTTATCAGCACCTCATCAGATGAATGAGGACTAATGCCCACCCCATCCCCCAACCCATACATAAACAAGAAGACCCCCAAAATTGCAGACTGAGAAGTACCTTGTTTTGTAATGTGGTGGTGAAGGTTAACGTTCTCATGCTTCTTGTCTGTGCAGAACACGGAGAGTGAAATTGGAGCATCATCTTTGGGAAGAACTCAGATTCGGTGACTCTAGCAAGTTTTTCAGGTGTCACACTCTTTGATAATTATTTGTTGTCATGTTGATGCAAACAAGCAGAGGTTTTCGTCTGTTTGCCATTAAGTGAAGGAAGCTGGAAAAGTTGTATAAAATTACCTCTTGGAGCCTAGCTTTGCAGCAGCAAACAAGCACCAGTGCCCAGATATAGTAGAGGCCTAGATTCTGGCAAAGTGACAACTTGATTTATTAGTTTTTTTAATCCCAATTGTACAGTGAGAGATGTTATTTAATGCTCAATAGCACTCTCCCTCGCCTTGTGTATGATAGAGAGAGCTTATTATGTACGGGAAATTAACTGTAGCATGGAACTCAATGCTGACATTGTAAATAATTCACAAGTTATTCAAGATTCAAGACTGCTCAAATTAGCCACCTCCGTGTGTGTTGTCCTCCTTTTCCTCTTGGAAAGAAGACAAGCACTTTTAGTTTGGTAACCATTGGAAAATTCTGTCCCTTTTCGGGTCTAATTTTGCTGTGTCTGGAATTATCATATGCAATGCCATTTCATGAAATATCAGCAGTTCAGAGAAACTGCACCTAATTCTAATagcaaaagttgaaatttcgaCTGCTTGATAGGGCCTTCAaacctatgttttcagaaccgaaCCGGGTATCGACTCGGTCAAcctcaggggtcaatgggttcaatCGGATTCGATACGGgttgaaccggatgacgtcataaataaaaattatttaaaaattaaaatattatatgtaaaatacctaataacatgtaaatattaataaatgtatattcatatatatttgatattttaaatatatttaacaagaaaatacaaagaaattagaacaatcaagtaacaatttatattatttaatgagcattaacaagtttagaattaaaattatggatttaattgaaaaataataccaaactttaagaaaatattgataaagtctaaaatatttgaggtatattaataatttttaacaatctagaggtcaaaacataatattgaaaaagtttgagtttttttttagggcaaattatccaattggccctttaactctttgtctagGTAAAATTAAGCCCCTCGTCTATTTTTTGCTGGCTTTAAGCCCTTGAACTTGTAAAATGGGAAATTCGTGGCccttttagccagtttctccGGTTTTGCAACCGGAGGATCAATTCACACTAACGCCAGTGTACTTCTttcaagggcatttttgtcctcaTATTCTAAGCAAAAAGGGCACACATAGTAGACGTTCTAacaaaaaaggacaaaaaaaaaacaaaatgctgCTAATCCCTCCCTTACTCATGGAGCCTGTAGCAGGCATATGACCCATGACAATAAAGTaaacaaataattcaaaaaaaaaaaacaattaaattAAAGAAACTGAACATTACATCCAATGGGCAAAAGGGCTTTGAAAAAAGATGAACTCAGAGACAAAGATCGTATTTTTACCATACTGATGGCTAAAAGCGTGCAAGGAAAATGGAGTTACCGGAATCGAAGTCATCGAGTTTGTGAAGCTTGACGGAATCAGAAGTAGACTGCAAAATCAGGGTTCGAACACTCTGGCGATTCCATTCTTCGTGTGGATATATATTGAATTTCTTGAGGTGAAAAAGCAGTTGTTGAGAAGATGAAATGGGCTTCGATTTTTGCTTCAGCCATTGCTGGCCTGCTGATTTTGCTACAGCAGGTAAAAAAACCATGGCTGGCTTTTtccctatctttcttttctgttCCTTTTAAGGATTTGTGGAGCCGATCATTTGCTTCAACTgcaccctttttcttttttcttttcttttcttttctttattttcatgTCATGCCAAGTCACTAATTTGATCGCGAAAACAGGCAACGAAGTTTGTTTGACAAAAGaggatgaggtttttttttttttttccaatgaaCAACTTGGGATTTCAGCTTAAAAACTTAACAAATCAAAGCGCTTGTTAATTGAATTATGCTTGCCTCACTCCTCTCTGGGTTTGTCGTCATAATCGTCGGAGACATCGGAGACGACGTCGGAGATATGATTCTTGGAAGCGGCCGAGACACCGGTCCAGTGGACTTTGCGGGTGTGGGTGACGGGGTGGCAGGGTTTTAGGAGGATTTTTGAGAAGGAAGAGCAGAAGGGCTTGTCATGAGGAGGGGTTGTAAGCGGAGAGAGCTTCTGGGAGGTCGCGGCGGCCGCGGCTGCTGCGGTGGCGACAAAGACGGCCATGGGATTGCGTGGGGGTTGCGCAGGGAAGAGTAAGGGAGGTGAGAGAAATTAAATAGAAAGGTGGACTATGTGTGCCCTTTTTGCTTAGAATAtgaggacaaaaatgcccttgaaAGAAGTACACTGGCGTTCGTGTGAATTGGTCCTCCAGTTGTAAAATCGGAGAAATTGGCTGAAAGGGTCACGGGTTCCCCATTTTACAAGTTCGAGGGCTTAAAAtcagcaaaaaatagatgaggggCTTAATTTTACctagacaaagagttaaagggccaattggataatttgcccttttttttaaatgctGTTTGAACCGGAAAATCCGGTTTTTTTCTGGTCAAACCCAATTTTTGACCGGATTTTTACTTGCCCGATTTTTAAGCATGACTTGGACCGGACATTTGGCCGGTTCCCGATTCGACCGGTCAAACCGGCCGATCCGAtccgagttttaaaacacaGCTTCAAACCACTGGGCCAGTGGCCACCACGGAGGGGTTTAAGTCCCTCCTTAGGTTGTAGGTGAAGGTTCAAACCTCACCTgcagcgaaaaaaatctaaggaTTGTGTCATAGCACTCTCTTGGTCTAGTTGGATCTGTATACCCACTAGCCCCCTATCACAGTCTCCTTAGGCTCCCCCTCCTtctagattaggatagagtaggttatacaaatgtatcgttgctgacaaaaaaaaaaaagatagggCCTTCGAGATCCAGCAGCAAGGGATTTTTAGGCCTCGACACTTGTATATTCCAAGCATGATTTGACGGTCCAATGACAATTTGCCAGATATCACGTACCATTGTTGAGTcataggggtgcaaacgagccgagctcgagtcgagttttggctaatcgagccgagctcgagttaattttgtgaagctcgaactcgagctcgagctcgagtcaaatctcgagtcgaactcgagctcgagctcgagcttaaaaaataaaaaaaaaattattattattttattt from Coffea eugenioides isolate CCC68of chromosome 8, Ceug_1.0, whole genome shotgun sequence encodes the following:
- the LOC113779841 gene encoding protein FIZZY-RELATED 2-like, coding for MDGTTPPSTSTSDITTSTTPPPPPKTPLKNHLIPNLNSYHPSPSRTIYSDRFIPSRSSSNFALFNLSPSSHSSTSDDSTNAYTALLRTALFGPDSAGVVPPVTPDKLSGINGKNLQINPPNCNIFKFKTETRKSLHSLSPFGFDDQLPGVSHSPVKTPRKVPRSPYKVLDAPALQDDFYLNLVDWSSHNVLAVGLGNCVYLWHASSSKVVKLCDLGIDDSVCSVGWAQRGTHLAVGTSNGKLQIWDASRCKRVRTMEGHRLRVGALAWSTSLLSSGSRDKSILQRDIRAQEDFVSKLSGHKSEVCGLKWSYDNRELASGGNDNRLFVWNQHSTQPVLKYCEHTAAVKAIAWSPHMHGLLASGGGTADRCIRFWNTTTNSHLSCMDTGSQVCNLVWSKNVNELVSTHGYSQNQIIVWRYPTMSKLATLTGHTYRVLYLAISPDGQTIVTGAGDETLRFWNVFPSPKSQNTESEIGASSLGRTQIR